The proteins below are encoded in one region of Vulpes lagopus strain Blue_001 chromosome 10, ASM1834538v1, whole genome shotgun sequence:
- the LOC121500117 gene encoding histone H4, whose product MSGRGKGGKGLGKGGAKRHRKVLRDNIQGITKPAIRRLARRGGVKRISGLIYEETRGVLKVFLENVIRDAVTYTEHAKRKTVTAMDVVYALKRQGRTLYGFGG is encoded by the coding sequence ATGTCAGGCCGCGGCAAGGGCGGGAAGGGGCTGGGCAAGGGCGGCGCCAAGCGCCACCGCAAGGTGCTGCGCGACAACATCCAGGGCATCACCAAGCCCGCCATCCGGCGGCTGGCCCGGCGCGGCGGCGTCAAGCGCATCTCGGGCCTCATCTACGAGGAGACCCGCGGGGTGCTCAAGGTGTTCCTGGAGAACGTGATTCGGGACGCCGTCACCTACACGGAGCACGCCAAGCGCAAGACGGTCACGGCCATGGACGTGGTCTACGCGCTCAAGCGCCAGGGCCGCACCCTCTACGGCTTCGGCGGCTGA
- the LOC121500089 gene encoding histone H1.4-like has protein sequence MSKTAPAAPPPSNTAQKTQVKKAQKSAGAAKRKASGPPVSELITKAVATSKERSGVSLAALKKALAAAGYDVEKNNSRIKLGLKSLVSKGTLVQTKGTGASGSFKLNKKAASGEAKKAAETGTPKKSAKKTPKKAKMPAAATVTKKVTKSPKKVKAAKSKRAAETAKKNPKKAKKPPTAAFTKKVAKSPKKEKVAKAKAAKPNMAATKK, from the coding sequence ATGTCCAAGACCGCTCCTGCCGCTCCTCCCCCCTCCAACACCGCCCAGAAAACGCAGGTGAAGAAGGCCCAGAAGTCCGCCGGCGCAGCCAAGCGCAAGGCGTCCGGGCCCCCGGTGTCCGAGCTCATCACCAAGGCCGTGGCCACGTCCAAGGAGCGCAGCGGCGTGTCCCTGGCCGCGCTCAAGAAGGCGCTGGCGGCCGCCGGCTACGACGTGGAGAAGAACAACAGCCGCATCAAGCTGGGCCTCAAGAGCCTGGTGAGCAAGGGGACCCTGGTGCAGACCAAGGGCACCGGCGCCTCGGGCTCCTTCAAGCTCAACAAGAAGGCGGCCTCCGGGGAGGCCAAGAAGGCAGCGGAGACCGGCACCCCCAAGAAGAGCGCCAAGAAGACCCCGAAAAAGGCCAAGATGCCCGCCGCGGCGACCGTCACCAAGAAGGTGACCAAGAGCCCCAAGAAGGTGAAGGCGGCCAAGTCCAAGCGGGCAGCTGAGACAGCCAAGAAGAACCCTAAGAAGGCCAAGAAGCCTCCCACCGCCGCCTTCACCAAGAAGGTGGCCAAGAGCCCAAAGAAGGAGAAGGTGGCCAAGGCCAAAGCAGCCAAACCCAATATGGCGGCCACCAAGAAGTAA